From the genome of Paraburkholderia sp. BL10I2N1:
ATCCCGAGAAGCGTCGCCGACAAGCGGGTCTGGCAATTCCAGCTTCTCGTCGATGCCCGTAAGACCCGCCGCGATCAGGGCCGCAAAAGCGAGATACGGGTTCAGATCCGCACCGCCAATGCGGCACTCCACGCGGACGGCGTCCGAGCCTTCGCCGTAAAGGCGTAAACCAACCGTCCGATTGTCTTGGCTCCATGCGACCTTGGTCGGCGCGAACGTACCGATCTGGAATCGCTTGTAGGAGTTGATGTGGGGCGCTAGAAAGAGGGTGATGTCCTTCGAATATTTCAGCAGGCCCCCAAGGTAATGGTGCATCAGATTGAGACGTTTATATGCGGATGCGGTACGTACGCTTTGCCGCGCGGCAACGTTTCACAGGGGAATCTTCCTGTCCGTGCAAAATCTGGCGGCGGGCGAGTGCCGAGCCGCTTGCGGTAAGGCTCAGTAGCTCCCAGCTTTCACGGAGTCGACGGATGCACAAATCGTTAGTCGGTAAGGGATTTTAGAAACCAACTGCTAGATTCTCAAAGGAAAGCACGATCGTCTCTAGATGCTCTGGGAGTGCAGTGGAAGTAAGCCCGCTGGAGTACTATGGGTTTTCCAGACACATTTCTCCGAAGGAGCACGCAAAATGGGTGCGACTGACACGGCCCTCCCATAGCATCTAAGATAAGTGGCGTGCACGATCACTCGTCGCTACAAACGCCGTCATATGCAACCACCAACGTCGAAGAACCGCGCGTAAGATCCACTCTGCGAAGCGCCATCGCAATTACCGAAAATTCTGTAGCGTTCGGTCCCTCCTTCGGGTTTCCGGTGGCGGCCTGTTTCCACCCCCGTGTGGTACGTTGGCAGCAGCGCTCCGTGACAGCCAATCGCTATTGCTCAATCTACATAGAAAGATGCGATTATCAGGGCAGTCCACCACGGCACTGTCGCTGTCAATGCGAGCTGCGCGAGACCCCGCTAGAACCGATAAGGCGAGAAATAGCGAGCCCAGATTCAGTCCGATCACGTCGAGCGTAAGGTAGCGATCGAGACAGGGCAGCAGGCGCAGCGAAAGCAACGTGTCCCGATACGTACTGCGCGCCCAGCGCAGTTGTTGGCGCAGATACGCCCCCAGTCTGTCCGGAACGACTGTCGCCGCAATGGCGTCCGGAACGTACTCGGTCCGAAAACCTGCCGTCAGCATGAGAATCGTTAGATGACGGTCCTCGCCGAAGTCGCTCGGTTTCCCGCGAAAAAGTTGCGTCTCGTACTGATCTAGCAGCAAAAGGAGCGCGGACCGGCGGTACATAGCACATGGATCGCAGCAGCACGTAACGGCACCGAAGCGAGCCTGTGCCGCGCGCTCTTCGTTGCAAGCCAGCCAGTACTCCATATCGATCAACCCGGTCAACCAGGTGTCGCTCCGGTTGCTGGCGGTCAACTGACCCATGGCCGCGCCGATCGCTGGATTTTGCATTTTCAATGCAAGCTTCGTGACCACGTCTGAGCCGATTATCGTGTCCGAGTCGACGTTAAGTACCAAATCTCCAAACGAGCGGCGTATCGCGGCGATCTGTGCCTTGCGCTTTCCCATATTTTGGGGACGCGTAATGAAGTTGAATCTGGGGTCGCACGTGTAGGCATCGTATACCGGCCTCACGGCGTCCAGATTTGCAGAACCATCATCAACCACATAGACCCGCAGTTTTCCGGCGTAGTCCTGGTTTGCAATGGACTCCAGGCATGCCGAGAGCGTGCGTGGGTCCTCATTGAAGCAGGGAACGATGACATCCACGCCCGGCAGAGTGTCGGAGTCGATCAGGCCGTCCGACAGCGATGACACGTTTGTCGGCTGAGCATAAAGCGCCTGCGTGCTTTTATAGACTGTCGAGGGCAGCGCATAAAACGAGACGGCGACAGTGCTAGTTGCGGCAAGCATGTTCATAGGGTATCTGGTTCGTCCGGTGAGGTCGAGGAAGCGATCGGATTGCAAACCCCCGGTCATGCAATGCTGGAATCATGAGGGAAAGCGCCATGAGGGTCTGCTCGCGCAGACCAGCGTGAGTGCATCGTCCCAACTCATCGGGAGGGCATCCGTCGTGCAAGAGCACAATTGCGCCAGGCCGGACAGAGGCCAGCACTGCGCTGACAATCGCGTCCACGCCGGGACGAGACCAGTCTCGCGGGTCTACCGACCAGTGGAGGGGCGCCAGACCAGCGCTCGCTGACGTAGTGAGCACTGCTTCGCGGTCCACATGCCATACGGGGCACGCATATACCGCAGCGAAGCATGCGAGCTCGCCATCCTGATGACCCTGCTTGCCGTTAGTATTTCCTGTTGTACTTCGGTGGGTTCGCATCTGGACAGGTCCGGATGAGTCATCGTGTGGTTTGCGACCTCGTGCCCTTCTGCGATCATCCGTCGGATCAGCTTCGGCTGATCCGCTGCGTACGCGCCGATAACGCAGAAAGTCGCTGGCACCCGGTGTTCCGCCAGCACATTGAGGACGTCCGGTGTGCAAAATGGATTAGGGCCGTCGTCAAACGTCAAATAAACGCTGCGACGTCCGGTGGTGTCAGCGCACTCGCTGAGCGCTTCCGATAAGCAGTGCCTCACAGCTCTGGCCCGTTCCGGTCAATTATCGTTCCGGTCGGCCAATCGCTCATTGACCGTCCAATCGGTAAAACGACAATGAGTACGTCCTCGATGCGCGTGGGCGGCGTGTCGAGATGCACTTCTCGAAGGGTCGACCTCACGCGAACTCCAGACACAATAGTCGCCAGACCGGGGCGGCCGAGCAGCCTTGCAATATGTTGCCGCAACGCGAGTCGAACCGTGCCGAAGCCGAATGGAACGCCAAGTTCCTGCAACACGGGATACATCACGCGCATTAAATGAGGGATTCCGAGTCCCTCAAGATCCGGACGTACCGCGTACAATCCTAGTTCGGCCACTAGTAGATCGACTGCGCCAACCTTGATGAAACGACGCAGTGCGCCGATATGAGCCGCTACGCCGCGCGCGTCGTAGCCGATTGCACGGACCTCTGGCCTCGCACCAGCCCAACTGTGATTGCCTTCGAATGGTTTTGCATTAAACGCCCCGGTCGGTCCGTAGGTCTTTCGGAAGAACTCGGACAGTTCGATGTGGTCGGCGAGTTGCAACTCATTTTCCCAAACCAGCCTCCACCGCACCTGAGAGCGCATGGAGAGAGGTCCTCTAGCTGTGGACACGGCCAAATTCACGACTGCCTCCTATGCGCCGTCCGGCCTTTGAGGGTGGACCTGACGCGCGCGAAGGACTTGCTGAGAAAGCGGTTCGATTTCAAGAAATCATCTGCACTCTGGAACAGTTCTGGGATGAAGCCCGAAGAAAAGAGCATTTCCGTCAACGCTTCACGGACCGATCGAACCTCATCGACGATGGAGAGTACATCAAGTGCGCGTGCCTTTCGTACCGGATCTACCAAAGACTTCCTCCGCATCTTCCGCACGATCTGACCGCGATTGACACGAGATCCATTTGGCCGGGTCGCTGAAGCATTTGGCACCTGCAATCGGCTGCTCCCGATTCGTCGCGAAGCCAAGGCGAAGTCGAGGGTTGCCTCAACTGTACGAAGGTAAGCGGCCGATATAGAAAGGGTTTGGAGAACTTTGCGAAGGGTTGCCGGTAGTAAGCGCCTACGCGACCTGCCAGACGCTTGTCGCGTCGTGTCGGCGCGATCCAGCTCGCCCATGCCGCCGAAGGCCGTGGCCGCATTGGACATGTGCCTCGGTGGATGCTCGACGTACACCTGAGGATTTTTCTCGAAGTCAGGGCAAAGATCGACAACCATCTTGATATGCCTAAATTCTGTTTCTCCGGCCCGACGTTTTGTTAGAGCATTCATGAGAGCGTCCACGAGAAATTGACTTGAAATTTGGTGCCGTATCCGCCGAGAAAGTTCAGCGAGTTCGGCATCGGCGTTTCCTTCGTGCAGGTGATGAAGCGTCGCCAGTGGTGCTTCATGTTCCCACCGTTATGGCCGCCCGTCGGGCCGTACACGCCGCTGTTGCGCCATGCGTGAGCCAGTCACATACCGACTGCCCGCTCAC
Proteins encoded in this window:
- the nodC gene encoding chitooligosaccharide synthase NodC, with protein sequence MNMLAATSTVAVSFYALPSTVYKSTQALYAQPTNVSSLSDGLIDSDTLPGVDVIVPCFNEDPRTLSACLESIANQDYAGKLRVYVVDDGSANLDAVRPVYDAYTCDPRFNFITRPQNMGKRKAQIAAIRRSFGDLVLNVDSDTIIGSDVVTKLALKMQNPAIGAAMGQLTASNRSDTWLTGLIDMEYWLACNEERAAQARFGAVTCCCDPCAMYRRSALLLLLDQYETQLFRGKPSDFGEDRHLTILMLTAGFRTEYVPDAIAATVVPDRLGAYLRQQLRWARSTYRDTLLSLRLLPCLDRYLTLDVIGLNLGSLFLALSVLAGSRAARIDSDSAVVDCPDNRIFLCRLSNSDWLSRSAAANVPHGGGNRPPPETRRRDRTLQNFR
- a CDS encoding polysaccharide deacetylase family protein, yielding MRHCLSEALSECADTTGRRSVYLTFDDGPNPFCTPDVLNVLAEHRVPATFCVIGAYAADQPKLIRRMIAEGHEVANHTMTHPDLSRCEPTEVQQEILTASRVIRMASSHASLRYMRAPYGMWTAKQCSLRQRALVWRPSTGR
- a CDS encoding NodA family N-acyltransferase; amino-acid sequence: MRSQVRWRLVWENELQLADHIELSEFFRKTYGPTGAFNAKPFEGNHSWAGARPEVRAIGYDARGVAAHIGALRRFIKVGAVDLLVAELGLYAVRPDLEGLGIPHLMRVMYPVLQELGVPFGFGTVRLALRQHIARLLGRPGLATIVSGVRVRSTLREVHLDTPPTRIEDVLIVVLPIGRSMSDWPTGTIIDRNGPEL
- a CDS encoding glutamine synthetase; the protein is MHHYLGGLLKYSKDITLFLAPHINSYKRFQIGTFAPTKVAWSQDNRTVGLRLYGEGSDAVRVECRIGGADLNPYLAFAALIAAGLTGIDEKLELPDPLVGDASRDAELPEIPKTLRDATDISSTFCPLADGTDRATSSAAALSGT